The genomic stretch ATGATGGACTGGCGGGAACGTGGGACTACGGACCTTTGGGTGTGGTTTTGAAGCGCAATATCGAATCTTTATGGAGAAAGCAGTTCGTGGATGAAAGAGATGATATGTATGAGTTGGAAAGTGCCTTGATTATGAATCCGAAAGTATGGGAGGCTAGTGGGCATGTTGAAGGTTTTTCCGACCCTTTGGTGGAGTGTCAGAAATGTAAAGAGAAATTTAGGGCAGATTATCTAATAAACACAGCATCGGATCTTGAGGCGGTAAAAAAAGAATGGTATAGACGTGCAAAAAAAATTGATGATGAAATTCAAGCATTACCCTCTTTTAAAGCAAAAGAGGTCTTTCAGCAGTTCGATCCTATTTTAGAGAAAATAAAAGATGATAAAGAAATTACTTCTGAGCAAAAAATTGCTTTTAATAAAATCTACATAAGAGCAATCAATCATGCCATAGAGGCAAACGAAGCAAAGATGGAAGTTATAGAGAAAAAGATGGATATTTTGAAAGAATTAATAAACTCAGAAAGTTATATTGGCTTAGTCTTTCATGATTATTTAAACCGATTTGTATCATGCCCAAGATGTAGAGCGCAAGAAAAATGGAAATCTCCAACTGCTTTCAACATGATGTTTGAGACCCATATAGGGGCCGCACAGGACGACGCTTCCATGACCTATCTTCGTCCGGAGACCGCACAGGGAATGTTTGTTAATTTTAAAAATATTATCGACTCGTTTCATCCGGAATTACCGTTCGGTATTGCTCAAATAGGGAAGGCCTTCCGAAACGAAATCGCTCCCCGCGACT from bacterium encodes the following:
- a CDS encoding glycine--tRNA ligase; its protein translation is MEKIISLSKRRGFIYQGSEIYDGLAGTWDYGPLGVVLKRNIESLWRKQFVDERDDMYELESALIMNPKVWEASGHVEGFSDPLVECQKCKEKFRADYLINTASDLEAVKKEWYRRAKKIDDEIQALPSFKAKEVFQQFDPILEKIKDDKEITSEQKIAFNKIYIRAINHAIEANEAKMEVIEKKMDILKELINSESYIGLVFHDYLNRFVSCPRCRAQEKWKSPTAFNMMFETHIGAAQDDASMTYLRPETAQGMFVNFKNIIDSFHPELPFGIAQIGKAFRNEIAPRDFMFRSREFSQMEIEYFVRENEWEKHFEMWRKEMLSWMGRIGLSPASVHEYEVPAEDRAHYSKRTIDFEFEYPFGKKELYGLAYRTDFDLKNHMEKSGVDLRYYDEKANERFLPHVIEPTFGIDRTVMAVLASSYTEDEMGEEKRVVLKFPYTLAPIKVAVFPLLKNRPELIEKAKSVFAKVKQTIPSAIFDDNGNIGKRYRRQDEIGTPFCVTVDFQTLEDGTATVRERNSGKQERISIDELSSSLKAE